From Cellulophaga lytica DSM 7489, a single genomic window includes:
- a CDS encoding O-methyltransferase: MHFLSSLLENYITNNSENEPTVLTELTRETHLKVIQPRMLTGHFQGRVLSMLSKIISPENILEIGTYTGYSAICLAEGLRKNGKLHTIDVNEELSHIQQKYFEKSGFADKIDAHIGDALDIIPTLEGTFDLVFIDAEKKSYPKYFEAALAKTRPGGIILSDNVLWSGKVVEPLSPKDITTKILLDYNKGLKDDPRVETVLLPIRDGLTLSRVL; this comes from the coding sequence ATGCATTTTTTATCATCATTACTAGAAAACTACATTACTAACAACTCTGAAAATGAACCTACAGTTTTAACAGAGCTTACTAGAGAAACTCATTTAAAAGTTATACAACCAAGAATGCTAACAGGGCATTTTCAAGGACGTGTACTTAGTATGTTGTCTAAAATTATATCTCCAGAAAATATATTAGAAATTGGTACTTACACAGGGTACTCTGCTATTTGTTTGGCAGAAGGCTTGCGCAAAAATGGTAAATTACACACTATAGATGTTAATGAAGAACTAAGCCATATACAACAAAAGTATTTTGAAAAAAGTGGTTTTGCAGATAAGATTGATGCGCATATTGGCGATGCCTTAGATATTATACCAACACTAGAGGGTACTTTTGATTTGGTTTTTATTGATGCAGAAAAAAAGAGCTATCCTAAATATTTTGAAGCTGCACTAGCCAAAACAAGACCTGGTGGTATTATTTTGTCTGATAATGTATTGTGGTCTGGTAAGGTAGTAGAACCACTAAGTCCAAAAGATATAACTACAAAAATATTACTAGACTACAATAAAGGTTTAAAGGATGACCCAAGGGTAGAGACCGTTTTATTACCAATTAGAGACGGACTTACACTAAGTAGGGTTTTGTAA
- a CDS encoding phosphatase PAP2 family protein, whose protein sequence is MLDKLLQWDRDIFIYLNNLGIEEYDSFWSFVTNISSWVPLYLLFFILIFYKRPKKQALVDFATVVLVFLFVLLLTNLTKDFVGRLRPSSDTTLSNLIRVVTKAHGFSFFSGHASSSFSLTTIVVLVLRDKYKWVYFAYIWPLLFCMSRIYVGVHYPLDIAVGALVGTVSAYLLYKLSKKLTKPYLV, encoded by the coding sequence ATGTTAGATAAACTATTGCAATGGGATAGGGATATCTTTATTTACCTAAACAATCTTGGCATTGAAGAGTATGACTCTTTTTGGTCCTTTGTAACCAATATTTCTAGCTGGGTGCCATTATATTTGCTATTTTTTATTCTAATTTTTTACAAACGCCCTAAAAAACAAGCATTGGTAGATTTTGCTACCGTAGTTTTGGTGTTTTTATTTGTATTGCTGTTAACCAACTTAACTAAAGATTTTGTGGGTAGGTTAAGGCCAAGTAGTGATACTACTTTAAGCAATCTTATACGTGTAGTAACCAAAGCTCACGGTTTTAGTTTTTTCTCTGGGCACGCATCATCATCATTTTCGTTAACAACTATAGTGGTATTGGTATTAAGAGATAAGTATAAGTGGGTTTATTTTGCTTATATATGGCCTTTACTGTTTTGTATGAGCAGAATATATGTTGGTGTACATTATCCTTTAGATATTGCTGTAGGTGCTTTAGTAGGTACAGTTTCTGCTTATTTGCTTTATAAACTAAGTAAAAAACTTACAAAACCCTACTTAGTGTAA